One genomic segment of Candidatus Thermodiscus eudorianus includes these proteins:
- a CDS encoding thiolase domain-containing protein — MGRRVAIVGTGHSKFGVRNDVNLPELAYEAIKQAIAEAGIEKKDIDLVVTGYVGGWSSEGLAPVVVMEYAGLTGKQGYRIEAACATGSAAIKAARDAIAAGEADIALVVGVEKMNESPTPTVVEFIGRAGNYFWEFENFGLTFPGYYALYATAYLQKYGATEEDLCKVAVKNHYYASMNPKAQFPRQITLDMCMNSRYIAWPLKLFDCSPITDGAAAVVLASEDIAEKLTDTPVWIESIGVSVGTSNLSKRSQFTSLEAARIAAQAAYKKAGIDPEDPAKYLDVAEVHDCFTIAEILAYEDLGFAKPGEGYKLIRDEQTYIGGKIPVNLSGGLKAKGHPLAATGVSMAVELTRQLLGKVEKGRQADIRNGRALAHNIGGTGHYAYVTIYSLSKPRTPV; from the coding sequence ATGGGTCGAAGAGTAGCAATAGTCGGGACAGGCCACTCTAAATTCGGCGTCAGGAACGATGTAAACCTCCCAGAGCTAGCGTACGAAGCTATAAAACAGGCCATAGCAGAGGCCGGGATTGAGAAAAAGGACATAGACCTAGTGGTAACGGGCTACGTCGGCGGGTGGAGCAGCGAAGGCCTAGCCCCCGTAGTAGTAATGGAGTACGCTGGCCTAACAGGGAAGCAGGGGTATAGGATTGAAGCCGCGTGCGCCACGGGGAGCGCCGCGATAAAGGCTGCAAGAGACGCTATCGCCGCCGGGGAAGCCGACATAGCACTCGTCGTAGGAGTAGAGAAGATGAACGAGAGCCCGACGCCGACAGTCGTAGAGTTCATTGGAAGGGCAGGGAACTACTTCTGGGAGTTCGAGAACTTCGGGCTGACGTTCCCAGGCTACTACGCCCTCTACGCAACAGCCTACCTGCAGAAGTACGGTGCCACAGAGGAGGACCTCTGTAAGGTGGCGGTCAAGAACCACTACTACGCCAGCATGAACCCCAAGGCACAGTTCCCAAGGCAGATAACCCTGGACATGTGCATGAACTCCAGGTACATCGCCTGGCCGCTAAAGCTGTTCGACTGCAGCCCCATAACAGACGGGGCCGCGGCCGTGGTATTGGCGAGCGAGGATATAGCCGAGAAGCTGACCGACACGCCGGTATGGATAGAGTCGATAGGCGTGTCGGTGGGCACCAGTAACTTGTCCAAGAGGAGCCAGTTCACTAGCCTGGAGGCTGCTAGGATAGCGGCGCAGGCCGCCTACAAGAAGGCGGGCATAGACCCCGAAGACCCCGCCAAGTACCTCGACGTCGCAGAGGTACACGACTGCTTCACAATAGCAGAGATACTGGCCTACGAAGACCTGGGCTTCGCCAAGCCAGGCGAGGGCTACAAGCTGATACGCGATGAACAGACGTATATCGGGGGGAAGATACCGGTCAACCTAAGCGGTGGTCTGAAGGCCAAGGGGCACCCGCTAGCGGCAACCGGAGTGAGCATGGCCGTCGAGTTAACCCGCCAGCTCCTGGGCAAGGTAGAGAAGGGCAGGCAAGCCGATATAAGGAACGGGAGAGCGCTGGCGCACAACATCGGGGGGACAGGCCACTACGCATACGTTACAATCTATTCGCTTTCCAAGCCCCGTACCCCGGTCTAG
- a CDS encoding Zn-ribbon domain-containing OB-fold protein: protein MSTQKEQADMFLAQMDQFANTMKESIGIPALMDQKTGVRMWWDQREIKLRFLISIEKTFKFFEALGEGKLLATRCKKTGKILFPPQVDCPDDPEDEVEWVELPNEGELLTWTVIYVKPYSFGHYNDYTVGIVRLKNGVQVLAWVREVDPKKLRAGMPVRVEIVRRQPENYLTYEIVPLEG from the coding sequence ATGAGTACCCAGAAGGAGCAGGCGGACATGTTCCTGGCCCAGATGGACCAGTTCGCGAACACGATGAAGGAGAGCATAGGCATACCAGCGCTAATGGACCAGAAGACCGGCGTGAGGATGTGGTGGGACCAGAGGGAGATTAAGCTAAGATTCCTGATAAGCATAGAGAAGACCTTCAAGTTCTTCGAGGCCCTTGGGGAGGGCAAGCTACTGGCCACACGCTGCAAGAAGACTGGAAAGATACTATTCCCGCCGCAGGTAGACTGTCCAGACGATCCAGAAGACGAGGTCGAATGGGTCGAGCTACCAAACGAGGGAGAACTGCTGACGTGGACAGTCATATACGTTAAGCCATACAGCTTCGGCCACTACAACGACTACACGGTAGGCATAGTCAGGCTCAAGAACGGAGTCCAGGTCCTCGCATGGGTGAGGGAGGTCGACCCGAAGAAGCTGAGGGCTGGAATGCCGGTCAGGGTCGAGATAGTGAGGAGGCAGCCAGAGAACTACCTGACATACGAGATAGTCCCCCTAGAGGGTTAA
- a CDS encoding pyridoxal phosphate-dependent aminotransferase, with protein sequence MVFAGDLPPFCLERWQSERETSAEILLSESGVDPVTLEYLKSIGVDVDLYSVDLGYGWTRGSPGLRKRIAELYSVINEDQVLVTTGSAEANLLAVATIVKPGDIVVVDMPNYMQVHGLLQARSAEIYEAWRSPQKEWSMPIEDLLELLRKRKPRAVFVTNPNNPTGRVEREALESLVEEAAKHNTVVIVDEVYKGLEHSTTPAPSILEYASKYNVPAVSVAGLSKVYGLPGLRIGWIASTDSGIIEKAWSIKDYTTISPPRLSEAVAEAVLSPYIRGKLVERAQRIVRRNLELLREELAGAEGLVEPWWPEAGAFMLLRIPWARDTLSLSQRIYTDYRLLVNPGECFELPGVIRIGLGTSDDEASRKAYSTLFKALRELKEKGG encoded by the coding sequence ATGGTCTTCGCTGGCGATCTTCCCCCTTTTTGCCTGGAGAGGTGGCAGAGTGAAAGAGAGACGTCGGCCGAGATCCTCCTGAGTGAAAGTGGCGTGGACCCGGTTACTCTGGAGTACCTCAAGAGTATCGGTGTTGATGTAGACCTCTACTCCGTAGATCTCGGGTACGGGTGGACTAGGGGTTCTCCCGGGCTCAGAAAGAGGATAGCCGAGCTATACTCGGTTATCAACGAGGACCAGGTACTCGTCACGACTGGCTCCGCCGAAGCCAACCTACTGGCCGTGGCGACTATAGTCAAGCCAGGCGACATTGTTGTAGTCGATATGCCGAACTACATGCAGGTACACGGGCTACTCCAGGCCAGGAGCGCCGAGATATACGAGGCGTGGAGATCGCCCCAGAAGGAGTGGAGCATGCCGATAGAGGATCTATTAGAACTGTTGAGGAAGAGGAAGCCGCGCGCCGTCTTCGTAACAAACCCCAACAACCCCACCGGCAGGGTTGAAAGGGAGGCCCTGGAGAGCCTAGTAGAGGAGGCGGCCAAGCACAACACGGTAGTAATAGTAGACGAGGTCTACAAGGGGCTCGAACACTCCACGACGCCGGCTCCATCCATACTAGAGTACGCCAGCAAGTACAATGTGCCGGCGGTGTCGGTGGCCGGTCTATCCAAGGTCTACGGGTTACCCGGCCTGAGGATCGGGTGGATCGCTAGCACCGATAGCGGCATCATTGAGAAGGCCTGGTCCATCAAGGACTATACAACCATAAGCCCGCCTCGGCTCAGCGAGGCTGTAGCCGAGGCCGTTCTAAGCCCCTATATAAGGGGTAAGCTCGTGGAGAGGGCCCAGAGGATCGTTAGGAGGAACCTGGAGCTTCTAAGAGAGGAGCTAGCTGGGGCCGAGGGGCTGGTAGAGCCGTGGTGGCCTGAAGCGGGTGCCTTCATGCTCCTAAGGATACCGTGGGCTAGGGACACTCTTAGCCTGTCGCAGAGAATATACACCGATTATAGACTGCTTGTGAACCCCGGGGAATGCTTCGAGCTGCCAGGCGTCATCAGGATCGGGTTAGGGACTAGCGATGATGAGGCGTCTAGGAAGGCGTATTCCACGTTGTTTAAGGCATTGAGAGAGTTGAAGGAAAAAGGGGGTTAG
- a CDS encoding carbon-nitrogen hydrolase family protein, protein MEATIGLIQLNARLDKAESLKAVRRLATRISDNSIIAMPEYAMYDPTGVKAEELNRIAETMEGPWVEGLSEIARSKGSCIIGTLIERNSRGKPYNTAIILDEHGEVIASYRKTHLFDALGYRESDVFTPGERLFKPVKACGLRIGLAICFEIRFPEILRYQALNGADIVVIPSAWYTGHGKEEQYRFLAQARAHENTIWIAAPILYGSRFTGRSMVVDPLGVVTAEAGYGEKVLQARIDTRELERAREILPLLGLRRTDLYSGIG, encoded by the coding sequence GTGGAGGCCACAATCGGTCTAATACAGCTCAACGCCAGGCTAGATAAAGCGGAGTCGTTGAAGGCGGTTCGAAGGCTAGCGACTCGCATATCGGATAACAGCATAATAGCCATGCCGGAATACGCTATGTACGATCCCACAGGCGTCAAAGCGGAGGAGCTCAACAGGATAGCCGAGACTATGGAGGGTCCCTGGGTTGAGGGGCTCTCTGAGATAGCACGCAGTAAGGGTTCCTGCATCATAGGCACTCTCATAGAGCGGAACTCTAGGGGCAAGCCCTACAACACCGCCATCATACTCGACGAGCACGGAGAGGTCATAGCCAGCTACAGGAAGACCCACCTCTTCGACGCGCTAGGCTACAGGGAGAGCGACGTGTTCACGCCGGGCGAGAGGCTATTCAAGCCGGTAAAGGCCTGTGGTCTCCGGATCGGGCTGGCTATCTGCTTCGAGATAAGATTCCCCGAGATCCTCCGATATCAGGCCCTTAATGGGGCTGATATCGTCGTCATACCGAGCGCATGGTATACTGGCCATGGGAAGGAGGAGCAATACCGCTTTCTAGCCCAGGCTAGGGCCCATGAGAACACGATATGGATCGCCGCGCCCATACTATACGGGTCAAGGTTCACTGGGAGGAGCATGGTGGTGGACCCGCTTGGCGTAGTGACTGCCGAGGCTGGATACGGGGAGAAGGTGCTCCAGGCTAGAATCGACACCAGGGAATTGGAGAGGGCCCGGGAAATCCTACCGCTACTCGGCCTGAGGAGAACCGATCTATACAGTGGAATCGGCTAG
- a CDS encoding metal-dependent hydrolase, producing the protein MRLSTHIAFGVGVAGAASAYLLDCSITCWILSLIASATVNIMVDIMGHDHRLFRPPARTKVTHSLPGIIGISIAVAWLIQRGIASPLLPQPYKIYTATIIGGLSHWLLDALNPTGVYVVKGRFRIARIPYHSLAANMVLQMIGGGLLFYSAMRYYGVPG; encoded by the coding sequence GTGAGGCTCTCTACACATATAGCGTTCGGCGTTGGAGTAGCTGGCGCGGCTTCCGCTTACCTTCTAGACTGTAGTATAACGTGCTGGATACTGTCATTGATTGCCTCGGCAACCGTAAATATCATGGTCGACATCATGGGCCACGACCACAGGCTCTTCAGACCCCCCGCGAGGACAAAGGTGACCCACAGCCTACCAGGGATAATCGGGATCTCCATCGCGGTGGCCTGGCTGATCCAAAGGGGCATCGCATCCCCATTACTCCCCCAGCCCTATAAGATCTACACCGCAACCATAATCGGGGGTCTCAGCCACTGGTTGCTAGACGCTCTAAACCCAACGGGAGTATATGTCGTCAAGGGGAGGTTCCGCATAGCTAGGATCCCATACCACAGCCTAGCCGCTAATATGGTGCTCCAAATGATCGGGGGAGGCTTGCTGTTCTACTCTGCCATGAGATACTATGGCGTACCCGGCTGA
- a CDS encoding MBL fold metallo-hydrolase — MKSIVETVDVTPSGWGSDLIASYIVSGDKTAVIDTGPGNSYERLKRSLESLGIEPDYVILTHIHLDHGGASGHIARDYPSVKILVHPKGAKHLANPSKLWNSAKVVLGRVAEIYGEPVPVPSENIVAVEDGYRLDLGRGVSLGIYHTPGHASHHMSILLEPEGVIFTGDSAGVSIVIDGVRVELPTTPPPFHPGLYLKSLEKMKALNPRRPAPAHYGVKDEDAVEYIDREKRRLSSWYEIVRETVKQGIVDVGGVAEVLASRNSDANRAFNHSNPIVKEVFYMGTVWGLVETAKKELGLEG, encoded by the coding sequence TTGAAGTCTATAGTAGAGACAGTCGACGTGACACCCTCGGGGTGGGGCAGCGATCTTATAGCCTCCTATATAGTATCGGGGGATAAGACCGCCGTGATAGACACGGGGCCGGGGAACTCCTACGAAAGGCTGAAGCGCTCCCTGGAATCCCTCGGCATAGAGCCAGACTATGTAATACTAACCCATATCCACCTAGACCACGGTGGGGCCTCGGGCCATATAGCCCGCGATTATCCCTCCGTAAAGATACTAGTACACCCCAAGGGGGCCAAGCACCTAGCCAATCCCTCTAAGCTATGGAACTCCGCCAAGGTGGTACTAGGCCGGGTGGCCGAGATATACGGCGAGCCGGTGCCCGTTCCCAGCGAAAACATTGTAGCTGTAGAGGACGGCTACAGGCTAGACCTTGGAAGAGGGGTCTCGCTAGGGATATACCATACACCGGGGCACGCGAGCCACCACATGAGCATACTCCTTGAACCCGAGGGGGTGATCTTCACTGGCGACTCGGCCGGGGTATCGATAGTCATCGACGGCGTCAGGGTGGAGTTGCCAACTACTCCGCCGCCATTCCACCCAGGGCTCTACCTCAAGAGTCTTGAGAAGATGAAGGCGTTAAACCCTAGGAGGCCTGCCCCGGCACACTACGGGGTTAAGGACGAGGACGCGGTCGAGTATATCGACAGGGAGAAAAGACGGTTATCAAGCTGGTACGAGATAGTCCGCGAGACCGTGAAGCAGGGGATAGTGGACGTCGGCGGAGTGGCAGAGGTGCTAGCCTCCAGGAATAGCGATGCTAACAGGGCATTCAACCACTCGAACCCCATCGTCAAAGAGGTATTCTATATGGGCACTGTATGGGGGCTAGTCGAGACCGCTAAAAAAGAGCTAGGTTTAGAGGGCTGA
- a CDS encoding penicillin acylase family protein — protein MAKKGKIVLVGVIAIAFMALPYIAPVLQSFLDPYHGVTGAGLAASPPSGEHNILVVGNATVVWDEHGIPHIYATTDEAGVYAMGWVTASMRLFQMDLLRRIGEGNLSALVGEPGYDNDVFIRSIGLNHVLEETWKQIVERPELQKLEDLLLAYSAGVNSYIDYAIENNLLPVEYRVLGLKPVHWRPIDTLSIARVIALGLAWNDEDLVLGKLVEKWGPRIIAYMDIPYWRGTSVQAKCSYATKWGQVSSKPNAYDYSSRKKLSTVPGDKYTLPDVDPVLKWIDEVRGLWSVAAMGLASNNWVVNGSVSETGKPLLANDPHLQLSVPPIWFLAEINTPSFKSIGALFPGTPLVVIGRNQHLAWAFTNVMGDFTDYYYYVWRGDKYYYRGEWLDANKTSETILVYNPIKRTYEKREITVLRTIHGPVLERDGTRYAVAWTGLDVSFELEFFVELNNASSVREAITAQRWFHVPIQNLVVADDQGDFAYSPVGAYPVRDNLPVLLDDVVVAGVDMGKLVNKGYIPFNGSRGEGEWTGYMPKEELPILYNPPIPFIATANSKPFDGSCGDFIGWHYADRYREERIKELLTEALADGVVTIDEMKSIQTDYYDLSVEDYLETAILPYASGEYAEILKAWLAAEGPNMDKDEFQPAIAVAWIYSFHKNVWKHLYGDEKDLGFLRFHYLLSIVKAAAKGDEYALSLIPGGDLKGLAEASLDDALKLLSRYFGTSDYRQWRYGDIHYYLVEHPAFQILDYKRVPASGGPYSINVARPTVVDASQGMPVTHGPSIRQIVDLSSTGYMISLPGGESGNPFSKHYQDIYLYYWTRGEYLYYTLGLGPNAYQGPSLVFDREG, from the coding sequence TTGGCTAAAAAGGGTAAGATAGTTCTCGTTGGAGTGATAGCTATAGCCTTCATGGCACTACCATACATCGCACCCGTACTCCAGTCCTTCCTAGACCCTTACCATGGGGTGACAGGGGCAGGCCTTGCAGCCAGCCCTCCATCGGGAGAGCACAATATACTCGTCGTGGGTAATGCAACGGTCGTCTGGGACGAGCATGGAATACCCCACATCTATGCAACTACGGATGAAGCCGGAGTGTACGCCATGGGCTGGGTCACCGCTAGCATGCGCCTCTTCCAAATGGACCTCCTGAGGAGAATCGGGGAAGGGAACCTCTCGGCCCTCGTAGGGGAGCCCGGCTATGATAATGACGTGTTCATTAGGAGTATAGGGTTGAACCACGTCCTAGAGGAGACGTGGAAGCAGATAGTGGAGAGGCCCGAACTCCAGAAGCTGGAGGATCTGCTCCTGGCCTACTCGGCCGGAGTCAACAGCTACATAGACTATGCCATCGAGAACAACCTGCTTCCAGTCGAGTACAGGGTCCTGGGGTTAAAGCCGGTCCACTGGAGGCCCATAGACACGCTATCGATTGCACGCGTAATAGCCCTAGGTCTAGCGTGGAACGATGAGGACCTGGTGCTAGGCAAACTTGTCGAGAAATGGGGGCCCAGGATAATAGCGTACATGGATATACCCTACTGGAGGGGGACGAGCGTCCAGGCCAAGTGTAGTTACGCCACCAAGTGGGGCCAGGTCTCATCCAAGCCTAACGCCTACGACTACTCCTCCAGGAAGAAGCTGTCGACAGTGCCAGGCGATAAGTACACCCTACCAGACGTGGACCCTGTTCTAAAATGGATCGACGAGGTCAGGGGACTATGGTCTGTAGCGGCAATGGGGTTAGCCTCGAACAACTGGGTCGTCAACGGTAGCGTGAGCGAAACCGGTAAGCCCCTGCTCGCCAACGACCCCCACCTGCAGTTGAGCGTTCCCCCCATATGGTTCCTAGCCGAGATAAACACTCCCAGCTTCAAGAGCATCGGCGCCCTCTTCCCAGGGACCCCGCTGGTAGTGATAGGGAGGAACCAGCATTTGGCCTGGGCCTTTACGAATGTTATGGGAGACTTCACAGACTACTACTATTACGTCTGGAGGGGGGACAAGTACTACTACAGGGGCGAGTGGCTAGACGCCAATAAGACTAGCGAGACAATCCTAGTCTACAACCCAATCAAGAGGACCTACGAGAAGCGCGAGATCACAGTGCTGAGGACCATACATGGACCCGTCCTAGAGCGCGATGGCACCAGGTATGCCGTGGCCTGGACCGGGCTCGACGTCAGCTTCGAACTAGAGTTCTTCGTGGAGCTAAACAATGCGTCTAGCGTGAGAGAGGCTATAACCGCGCAGAGATGGTTCCACGTGCCCATCCAGAACCTAGTTGTAGCCGACGACCAGGGAGACTTCGCGTATAGTCCTGTCGGCGCGTACCCCGTGAGAGACAACCTGCCGGTGCTGCTGGACGATGTGGTTGTAGCCGGAGTCGACATGGGCAAGCTGGTCAACAAGGGCTACATACCATTTAACGGCAGTAGGGGCGAGGGCGAATGGACCGGGTACATGCCCAAGGAGGAGTTGCCCATCCTCTACAACCCACCGATCCCCTTCATAGCGACGGCGAACAGCAAGCCCTTCGACGGGAGCTGCGGGGACTTCATAGGATGGCATTACGCTGATCGATATAGGGAGGAGAGGATAAAGGAGCTACTCACGGAGGCGCTGGCTGACGGCGTAGTCACCATTGACGAGATGAAGAGTATACAGACCGACTACTACGACTTGAGCGTAGAGGACTACCTCGAAACCGCCATACTACCCTACGCTAGCGGCGAGTACGCGGAGATCCTCAAGGCCTGGCTCGCCGCAGAAGGGCCAAACATGGATAAGGACGAGTTCCAGCCAGCTATAGCCGTGGCGTGGATCTACTCCTTCCACAAGAACGTGTGGAAACACCTATACGGCGATGAGAAAGACCTCGGCTTCCTGAGATTCCACTACTTGCTAAGCATAGTGAAGGCCGCCGCCAAGGGCGACGAGTACGCGTTAAGCCTCATACCGGGCGGAGACCTCAAGGGCCTAGCAGAGGCTAGCCTCGACGACGCCCTAAAGCTTCTATCCAGGTACTTCGGCACCAGCGACTACCGCCAGTGGAGGTACGGAGACATACACTACTACCTGGTAGAGCATCCAGCCTTCCAGATACTCGACTACAAGAGGGTCCCAGCCAGCGGCGGCCCCTATAGTATAAACGTTGCCAGGCCAACTGTAGTCGATGCAAGCCAGGGCATGCCGGTGACCCATGGACCAAGCATCAGGCAAATAGTCGATTTATCCAGTACGGGCTACATGATATCGCTTCCAGGCGGGGAGAGTGGGAACCCCTTCAGCAAGCACTACCAGGACATATACCTGTACTACTGGACACGGGGCGAGTACCTTTACTACACTCTGGGCTTGGGGCCCAACGCGTACCAAGGGCCTAGCCTCGTATTCGATCGCGAAGGGTGA
- a CDS encoding V-type ATP synthase subunit I, with protein MLLPRRIEEVLASVPISLYDKAVAALATAGILHVDEPPREVKGGYVSRKYRSFYARVNEKLSRLQSYYKVLGIEPSTVQGLRLKAGGWEEAFEKLQEEYRDLEREYERGVQRLTAIETKIKEYEALKSVLELVKDVDADVRSATALSFIGYAIGYITGENLVEAVRRSAEKHGVIAAVETPTEEIAVVAVAGDPGRVRKFLASMRQFKWTPISIPEELPGEPSKAYAALVSEIERLQKEADEIVSALRSRKSELDKYYTLVYALREASRLLANTVFTKTMAMFRGFVDKADSRKFRKILDEALNGAFIVLSLGVKRAAKKVPTKIEMPRFLKPFHMIVRMYGEPDADEIVPTIFMAITFPLIFALMFPDMGHGLLVLLFAQWYLRNKDANWRFILSVLGAASMVTGFLAGEFFGSLVAAKVGLLDFWHKLGFETPPLAQATLAVEEHLGQEVVRQLIFNTLSIALWIAAFMLTLGTFLGVVDAFLKGDKIGAVLSKLPVFLFFFSATLPFLVTASASEGGSILNQAIFQKGSGGIIQAITFYGAVVAMLWKLIGEPIGLALEGESFLHGLGESFMGVYEMFLMALGNIPSFLRIMGLGLAHSGLMLGFTELYYAIAGTTMLPAAVAIFLGALVYAFGNLMVAALEAIIAFAHSMRLHFYEYFSKFYSGTGKPFEPVLLPGVEIIIAK; from the coding sequence TTGCTGCTGCCGAGAAGGATCGAGGAAGTGCTGGCGAGCGTGCCCATATCGCTCTATGACAAGGCAGTCGCGGCGCTGGCTACGGCAGGCATACTCCACGTCGACGAGCCTCCGCGGGAGGTTAAGGGGGGCTACGTCTCCAGGAAGTACAGGAGCTTCTACGCTAGGGTCAACGAGAAGCTCAGCAGGCTCCAATCCTACTATAAGGTACTTGGAATAGAGCCCTCCACGGTCCAGGGGCTCCGGCTCAAGGCCGGCGGGTGGGAGGAGGCCTTCGAGAAGCTACAGGAGGAGTATAGAGACCTTGAGAGGGAATACGAGAGGGGCGTCCAGAGGCTAACGGCTATAGAGACTAAGATCAAGGAGTACGAGGCCCTCAAATCCGTGCTGGAATTAGTCAAGGATGTAGACGCTGATGTGAGGAGTGCGACTGCGCTCAGCTTCATAGGCTACGCCATAGGATACATAACCGGGGAGAACCTCGTAGAGGCCGTTAGAAGGTCGGCCGAGAAGCACGGCGTTATAGCGGCGGTCGAGACGCCGACCGAGGAGATAGCGGTCGTGGCCGTGGCCGGAGACCCCGGTAGGGTGAGGAAGTTCCTCGCATCCATGAGGCAGTTCAAGTGGACCCCAATCTCGATCCCAGAGGAGCTACCCGGAGAGCCGAGCAAGGCGTACGCGGCCCTGGTCTCGGAGATAGAGAGGCTCCAGAAGGAGGCAGACGAGATAGTAAGCGCCCTGCGCTCGCGCAAGAGCGAGCTAGACAAGTACTACACGCTCGTCTACGCGCTGAGAGAGGCCTCAAGGCTCCTCGCGAACACGGTCTTTACAAAGACTATGGCCATGTTCAGGGGCTTCGTCGACAAGGCCGATTCGAGGAAGTTTAGGAAGATACTCGATGAAGCCCTGAACGGCGCCTTCATAGTATTGAGCCTGGGGGTTAAGAGGGCCGCCAAGAAGGTGCCCACAAAGATAGAGATGCCCAGGTTCCTGAAGCCCTTCCACATGATAGTTAGAATGTACGGAGAGCCCGACGCTGACGAGATCGTCCCAACGATCTTCATGGCGATAACATTCCCGCTCATATTCGCATTGATGTTCCCCGACATGGGCCACGGGCTGCTCGTGCTCCTCTTCGCCCAATGGTATCTCAGGAACAAGGACGCCAACTGGAGATTCATCCTCTCCGTGCTCGGAGCCGCCAGCATGGTCACAGGGTTCCTAGCAGGGGAGTTCTTCGGATCCCTCGTCGCCGCCAAGGTCGGGCTCCTAGACTTCTGGCACAAGCTAGGCTTCGAGACGCCTCCACTGGCCCAGGCGACACTGGCCGTTGAAGAGCACCTAGGCCAGGAGGTGGTGAGGCAGCTGATATTCAACACCCTGAGTATAGCCCTGTGGATAGCCGCCTTCATGCTGACCCTAGGCACCTTCCTTGGGGTAGTCGATGCGTTCCTGAAGGGAGACAAGATAGGGGCGGTCCTAAGCAAGCTACCCGTATTCCTGTTCTTCTTCTCAGCGACGCTACCGTTCCTCGTGACCGCGAGCGCCAGCGAGGGGGGAAGCATACTCAACCAGGCGATCTTCCAGAAGGGGAGCGGCGGCATCATCCAGGCTATAACGTTCTATGGAGCCGTAGTGGCGATGCTCTGGAAGCTGATAGGCGAGCCCATTGGGCTGGCCCTGGAGGGCGAGAGCTTCCTACACGGCCTGGGCGAGAGCTTCATGGGAGTCTACGAGATGTTCCTGATGGCTCTCGGCAACATCCCAAGCTTCCTTAGAATCATGGGCCTCGGCCTGGCCCACTCCGGGCTCATGCTAGGCTTCACCGAACTATACTATGCCATCGCCGGGACCACTATGCTGCCGGCAGCGGTAGCTATATTCCTAGGAGCACTCGTCTACGCCTTCGGGAACCTAATGGTCGCCGCGTTAGAGGCGATTATAGCGTTTGCCCACAGCATGAGGCTCCACTTCTACGAGTACTTCAGCAAGTTCTACTCTGGCACTGGAAAGCCCTTCGAACCGGTACTCCTGCCCGGGGTGGAGATAATCATTGCAAAATAG